One window of the Janthinobacterium sp. PAMC25594 genome contains the following:
- a CDS encoding iron-containing alcohol dehydrogenase: MFNFDFYNPTQILFGQGQIAAIAGLIPPQARVLMTYGGGSIKRNGVYDEVRAALAGHTVLEFAGIEPNPSYETLMQAVALVKSERIDFLLAVGGGSVVDGTKFIAAAALHEGEAWDILAKGGKIVEAALPFGTVLTLPATGSEMNGSAVITRKATQEKRSFMSRKVYPKFSVLDPSKTFTLPLRQVGNGVVDAFAHVMEQYLTYPVNASVQDRFAEGILLTLIEEGPKALSHPDDYDVRANVMWSATLALNGLIGVGVPQDWSTHAIGHELTALYELDHAQTLAIILPSMLRVRKQAKRAKLLQYAARVWGLDGGDEDGRIEAAIARTEFFFRHMGVKTRLADYGLNHASVDAVVAALEAHGMTALGEQREVTPTVSRKVLELSL, from the coding sequence ATGTTCAATTTCGACTTTTACAATCCGACGCAAATCCTCTTCGGCCAGGGCCAGATCGCCGCCATCGCCGGCCTGATCCCGCCGCAGGCGCGGGTCCTGATGACCTACGGCGGCGGCAGCATCAAGCGCAACGGCGTCTACGATGAAGTCAGGGCGGCGCTGGCCGGCCACACGGTGCTCGAATTTGCCGGCATCGAACCCAATCCCAGCTATGAAACCCTGATGCAGGCCGTGGCCCTCGTGAAAAGCGAGCGCATCGATTTCCTGCTGGCCGTCGGCGGCGGTTCCGTGGTCGATGGCACCAAGTTCATCGCCGCCGCCGCCCTGCATGAGGGCGAGGCGTGGGACATCCTGGCGAAAGGTGGCAAGATCGTCGAGGCCGCCCTGCCCTTCGGCACGGTGCTCACTTTGCCGGCCACGGGTTCCGAAATGAATGGTTCAGCCGTGATCACGCGCAAGGCCACGCAGGAAAAGCGCTCGTTCATGAGCCGCAAGGTATACCCGAAATTTTCCGTGCTGGACCCGTCGAAAACGTTCACCTTGCCGCTGCGCCAAGTGGGCAATGGCGTCGTCGATGCGTTTGCGCATGTGATGGAGCAATACCTGACCTACCCTGTGAACGCGTCCGTGCAGGACCGCTTCGCCGAAGGCATTTTATTGACCCTGATCGAGGAAGGCCCGAAAGCCCTGTCGCACCCGGACGACTACGACGTGCGCGCCAACGTGATGTGGAGCGCCACCCTGGCCTTGAACGGCCTGATCGGCGTGGGCGTGCCGCAAGACTGGTCCACGCACGCCATCGGCCACGAATTGACGGCCCTGTATGAACTTGATCACGCGCAAACCCTGGCCATCATCCTGCCCAGCATGTTGCGCGTGCGCAAGCAGGCCAAGCGCGCCAAGCTGCTGCAATACGCGGCCCGCGTCTGGGGCCTCGATGGCGGCGACGAGGATGGCCGCATCGAGGCGGCCATCGCGCGCACGGAATTTTTCTTCCGCCACATGGGCGTCAAGACGCGCCTGGCCGACTATGGCCTGAACCATGCCAGCGTGGACGCCGTCGTCGCCGCCCTGGAAGCGCACGGCATGACGGCGCTGGGCGAACAGCGCGAGGTGACGCCCACCGTCAGCCGCAAGGTGCTGGAACTCAGTTTGTAG
- a CDS encoding Imm26 family immunity protein: MRSLPYREGSWFAVPLPGGGYAVGVVARRAPAGRIMLAYMFGPKRDSLPALEELEGLRPEQAVRRLRTGDMALLNERWPLLGDSPHWERDAWPMPAFIRRNESLQRAWRASYADADPAKLNREESIPFDTPGMESDSLYGYGATELLMNKLLAQEQAPA, from the coding sequence ATGAGATCATTACCATACCGAGAAGGCAGCTGGTTTGCCGTGCCCCTGCCGGGCGGCGGCTATGCCGTCGGCGTGGTGGCGCGCCGCGCCCCTGCCGGGCGCATCATGCTGGCGTATATGTTCGGGCCGAAGCGCGACAGCCTGCCTGCGCTGGAAGAACTGGAAGGCTTGCGGCCGGAACAGGCCGTGCGCCGCCTGCGCACGGGCGACATGGCCCTGCTCAACGAGCGCTGGCCCCTGCTGGGCGACAGCCCCCACTGGGAGCGCGATGCCTGGCCCATGCCGGCCTTTATCCGCCGCAATGAGTCTCTGCAACGCGCCTGGCGCGCCAGCTATGCGGATGCCGACCCTGCCAAGCTGAACCGTGAGGAATCGATCCCCTTCGATACGCCGGGCATGGAAAGCGATTCCCTGTATGGCTACGGGGCGACGGAATTGTTGATGAATAAATTGCTGGCGCAGGAGCAGGCGCCAGCCTGA
- a CDS encoding TetR/AcrR family transcriptional regulator: protein MTTTSTYHHGNLRDTLVATAIAQLAQQHDAALSLRELARTVGVSIAAVYRHFPSKEALLADVAAAGFASLIAKWEAELPPPGSLPAEQRFQLLGQQYIEFALAAPAHYRLMFEHQDVRQFPALQEAAQACFQYVLQTAGAAVREAGLDARWDKAAASAGWSLGHGYVMLLLSGRLAMADGGDALSPAMVPRFFQLPVEALRQAALPGGTTAIQSN, encoded by the coding sequence ATGACAACAACGAGCACCTATCATCACGGCAACTTGCGCGACACCCTGGTCGCCACCGCCATCGCGCAACTGGCGCAGCAGCACGACGCCGCCCTGTCGCTGCGCGAACTGGCGCGCACGGTGGGCGTATCGATCGCCGCCGTGTACCGCCACTTCCCCAGCAAGGAAGCCTTGCTGGCCGACGTGGCGGCGGCCGGCTTCGCCAGCCTGATCGCCAAATGGGAGGCAGAACTGCCGCCGCCGGGCAGCCTGCCCGCCGAGCAGCGTTTTCAGCTGCTCGGCCAGCAATACATCGAATTCGCCCTGGCCGCGCCCGCCCACTACCGGCTGATGTTCGAGCACCAGGACGTGCGCCAGTTCCCCGCCCTGCAGGAAGCGGCGCAAGCGTGCTTCCAGTATGTGCTGCAGACGGCCGGCGCGGCCGTGCGCGAAGCGGGTCTCGATGCGCGCTGGGACAAGGCCGCCGCCAGCGCCGGCTGGTCGCTGGGCCACGGCTACGTGATGCTGTTGCTGAGCGGTCGCCTGGCCATGGCGGACGGCGGCGACGCGCTGTCGCCGGCCATGGTGCCGCGCTTTTTTCAGTTGCCGGTGGAGGCGCTGCGGCAGGCGGCCTTGCCAGGAGGGACAACCGCAATACAGTCGAATTGA
- a CDS encoding sensor histidine kinase: MMKLVPDISLARLKSGLFWRTFLLLGTLTTVSMITWIGMISVIQREPQAQQISAQIISVVTITHAALTHSAPELRRELLFDLVSNEGIRIFSLEEDDRIEPPPDNYLMPEIEAQVKAKLGKDTRFSARVNGVAGFWVSFKIDDDEYWLMLDRERLRGLTGFQWLGWASLVSLLSLLGAAIISSLINLPLSRLTAAARDIAKGKQPAPLPEKGPIEIIEANRSFNQMVDDLKQVESDRAVILAGISHDLRTPLARMQLEVEMANLSDEAREGIQSDIGQMDAIIGQFLDYAKPTETSSFTDVDLSGLLLDMTREAMRLPDVKINASIAESAHAMGNPTDLRRVLNNLIENARRYGKTPGSDVTEIDIACHLRTSHGAKKVIIEVQDHGTGVPTEKIEQLMKPFTRLDTARGQANGAGLGLAIVDRVLLRHGAELQVRNREGGGLAFQISLPAA; the protein is encoded by the coding sequence ATGATGAAGCTTGTTCCCGATATCAGCCTGGCGCGGCTGAAAAGCGGCCTGTTCTGGCGCACCTTTTTGCTGCTCGGCACCTTGACCACGGTCAGCATGATCACCTGGATCGGCATGATTTCCGTCATCCAGCGCGAGCCGCAGGCGCAGCAGATTTCCGCCCAGATCATTTCCGTCGTTACCATCACGCATGCGGCCCTCACGCACTCGGCGCCCGAGCTGCGGCGCGAGCTGCTGTTCGACCTCGTCAGCAATGAAGGCATCCGCATCTTCTCGCTGGAAGAGGACGACCGCATCGAGCCGCCGCCCGACAATTACCTGATGCCCGAGATCGAGGCGCAGGTGAAAGCCAAGCTGGGCAAGGACACGCGCTTTTCCGCGCGCGTCAACGGCGTGGCCGGTTTCTGGGTCAGCTTCAAGATCGATGACGACGAGTACTGGCTGATGCTGGACCGCGAGCGCCTGCGCGGCCTGACGGGCTTCCAGTGGCTGGGCTGGGCCAGCCTGGTGTCCCTGCTGTCGCTGCTGGGCGCGGCCATCATTTCCAGCCTGATCAATTTACCGCTGTCGCGCCTGACGGCGGCCGCGCGCGACATCGCCAAGGGCAAGCAGCCGGCGCCGCTGCCGGAAAAAGGCCCGATCGAAATCATCGAGGCGAACCGCAGCTTCAACCAGATGGTCGACGATTTGAAACAGGTGGAATCGGACCGCGCCGTGATTTTGGCCGGCATTTCGCACGACTTGCGCACGCCGCTGGCGCGCATGCAGTTGGAAGTGGAAATGGCCAACCTGTCGGACGAGGCACGCGAAGGCATCCAGTCCGACATCGGGCAGATGGACGCCATCATCGGCCAGTTCCTCGACTATGCCAAGCCGACGGAAACGTCGAGCTTTACGGACGTGGACTTGAGCGGCTTGCTGCTCGACATGACGCGCGAAGCGATGCGCCTGCCGGACGTGAAAATCAATGCCAGCATCGCCGAAAGCGCGCATGCGATGGGCAACCCCACCGACTTGCGCCGCGTGCTGAACAACCTGATCGAGAATGCGCGCCGCTATGGCAAGACGCCGGGCAGCGACGTGACGGAAATCGATATCGCCTGCCATCTGCGCACCAGCCACGGCGCGAAAAAGGTGATTATCGAGGTGCAAGACCACGGCACAGGCGTGCCGACGGAAAAGATCGAGCAACTGATGAAACCGTTCACCCGCCTCGACACGGCGCGCGGGCAAGCCAACGGTGCCGGCCTGGGCCTGGCCATCGTCGACCGCGTGCTGCTGCGCCACGGCGCCGAATTGCAGGTGCGCAACCGCGAAGGCGGCGGCCTGGCGTTTCAGATCAGCTTGCCGGCAGCATAA
- the ompR gene encoding two-component system response regulator OmpR: MVVDDDVRLRDLLRRYLTEQGFNVFTAESATAMNKLWLRERYDLLVLDLMLPGEDGLSICRRLRGAGDQTPIIMLTAKGEDVDRIVGLEMGADDYLPKPFNPRELVARIGAVLRRKGPDEIPGAPSETPQTFEFGDFVLDLGTRTLKKNGETVPLTTGEFSVLKVFARHARQPLSREKLMELARGREYEVFDRSLDVQISRLRKLIEPDPSSPLFIQTVWGLGYVFIPDGQPR; the protein is encoded by the coding sequence ATGGTGGTTGATGACGATGTGCGCCTGCGCGACCTGCTGCGCCGCTACCTGACCGAACAGGGTTTCAATGTCTTCACGGCAGAGAGCGCGACGGCCATGAACAAGCTGTGGCTGCGCGAACGCTACGACTTGCTGGTGCTCGATTTGATGCTGCCCGGCGAAGACGGCCTGTCGATCTGCCGCCGCCTGCGCGGCGCGGGCGACCAGACGCCGATCATCATGCTGACGGCCAAGGGCGAGGACGTGGACCGCATCGTGGGCCTGGAAATGGGTGCCGACGACTACCTGCCAAAACCGTTCAACCCGCGCGAACTGGTGGCCCGCATCGGCGCCGTGCTGCGCCGCAAGGGTCCCGATGAAATCCCGGGCGCACCGTCGGAAACACCGCAAACCTTCGAATTCGGCGACTTCGTGCTGGACCTGGGCACGCGCACCTTGAAAAAGAATGGCGAAACGGTGCCGCTGACAACAGGCGAGTTTTCCGTACTCAAAGTGTTTGCCCGCCATGCGCGCCAGCCGCTGTCGCGCGAAAAACTGATGGAACTGGCGCGCGGCCGCGAATACGAAGTGTTCGACCGCAGCCTGGACGTGCAAATCTCGCGCCTGCGCAAACTGATCGAACCAGACCCGTCGAGCCCGCTGTTCATCCAGACCGTGTGGGGCCTCGGTTACGTCTTCATCCCGGACGGACAGCCGCGCTGA
- the pnuC gene encoding nicotinamide riboside transporter PnuC: MNDTLLLLGFATTPLELISFVLALTTVALNIRQNHWAWLFAIISSAAYGFVFFESRLYGDMALQLLFISVSFWGWYQWLHPASGGKTLPVTRLNGRGWLACAAGWLIGFLLIAWLLTTTDTDVPHADGFLTAGSLVGQFLLSRKKLENWIAWIVVDVLYVWLYLHKGLTLTAVLYGFFVVMAIIGLLAWKKSAPAAPDAMVLK, encoded by the coding sequence ATGAACGATACGCTTCTCCTGCTGGGTTTTGCCACCACGCCGCTTGAACTGATTTCCTTTGTCCTGGCACTGACAACCGTTGCGCTGAATATCCGCCAGAATCACTGGGCGTGGCTATTCGCCATCATTTCCTCGGCCGCCTACGGTTTCGTGTTTTTCGAGTCGCGCCTGTATGGCGACATGGCCTTGCAACTGCTGTTCATCAGCGTCTCGTTCTGGGGCTGGTACCAGTGGCTGCATCCGGCCAGCGGCGGCAAGACGCTGCCCGTCACGCGTCTGAATGGACGCGGCTGGCTGGCTTGCGCCGCGGGCTGGCTGATCGGCTTCCTGCTGATTGCCTGGCTGCTGACGACGACGGATACGGACGTGCCCCATGCGGATGGTTTCCTCACGGCAGGTAGCCTGGTGGGGCAATTCCTGTTGTCGCGCAAGAAACTGGAAAACTGGATTGCCTGGATCGTCGTCGATGTGCTGTATGTCTGGCTGTACCTGCACAAGGGCCTGACCCTGACGGCCGTGCTGTATGGCTTCTTCGTCGTGATGGCCATTATCGGCTTGCTGGCGTGGAAAAAGTCGGCGCCGGCCGCGCCCGACGCGATGGTCCTCAAGTGA
- a CDS encoding DUF2867 domain-containing protein, with translation MQEMNIAVRAVALPPGASIAPLYPGSNLADAYAVDLPTARARELDMESLARQLLGSQPGWARKLMVLRDAIVACFGIKTARQMEARPGKRIGIFRIFAVSDDEIIVGEDDSHLDFRISVLRQRDAGQEQFGSVTVASVVHCHNWVGRAYILLIRPFHKLIVRRSLARAVKGALPEGGGA, from the coding sequence ATGCAAGAGATGAACATCGCCGTCCGCGCCGTGGCCTTGCCGCCCGGCGCCAGCATCGCCCCGTTGTACCCGGGCAGCAACCTGGCCGATGCGTATGCCGTCGACCTGCCGACTGCGCGCGCCCGCGAACTGGACATGGAAAGCCTGGCGCGCCAGCTGCTGGGCAGCCAGCCGGGCTGGGCGCGCAAGCTGATGGTGCTGCGCGACGCCATCGTGGCGTGCTTCGGCATCAAGACGGCCAGGCAGATGGAAGCCAGGCCAGGCAAGCGCATCGGCATCTTTCGCATCTTTGCCGTCAGTGACGACGAAATCATCGTGGGCGAGGATGACAGCCACCTTGATTTTCGCATCTCGGTGCTGCGCCAGCGCGACGCGGGGCAGGAACAGTTCGGCAGCGTCACCGTGGCCAGCGTCGTGCATTGCCACAACTGGGTGGGGCGCGCCTACATCCTGCTGATCCGGCCTTTCCACAAGCTGATCGTGCGGCGTTCGCTGGCGCGCGCCGTCAAGGGGGCTTTGCCTGAGGGGGGAGGGGCGTGA
- a CDS encoding AAA family ATPase, translating to MAILGAESSGKSTLAAALAECYGTVWVPEYLREFVATQGRVPVAADQYGIARTQVEREAAAAAQARQFLFCDTTPLMTVVYSRHYFDGADVQLAALADATQYDVTLVTAPDSPWVADGLQRESEAVRQLIYRYLLDELDARGIAYHVLRDSLEARLEQAAPLLRQALAAAPAISLN from the coding sequence GTGGCGATCCTGGGCGCGGAATCGTCGGGCAAGTCGACCCTGGCGGCCGCACTGGCCGAGTGCTACGGCACCGTCTGGGTGCCGGAATACTTGCGCGAATTCGTGGCAACGCAGGGCAGGGTGCCCGTCGCGGCCGACCAATATGGTATTGCGCGTACGCAAGTCGAACGCGAAGCGGCAGCCGCCGCGCAAGCGCGTCAATTCCTGTTTTGCGACACCACGCCCTTGATGACGGTGGTCTACAGCCGCCATTATTTTGATGGCGCCGACGTGCAGCTGGCGGCGCTGGCCGATGCCACGCAGTACGACGTGACGTTGGTGACGGCGCCCGACAGCCCGTGGGTAGCCGACGGCTTGCAGCGCGAGTCGGAAGCCGTGCGCCAGTTGATCTACCGCTACCTGCTCGACGAGCTCGACGCGCGCGGCATCGCCTACCACGTGCTGCGCGACAGCCTGGAGGCGCGCCTGGAACAGGCGGCGCCTTTGCTGCGGCAGGCGCTTGCCGCGGCGCCTGCCATTTCCCTCAATTAA
- a CDS encoding TonB-dependent siderophore receptor codes for MSTPNLSVSVLTLAILHAFAAPALAAHDGAEAQADTPSMAEVVVTASKAPAAKRASVGGFSDAPLLQTPASVTVISQKDMQDLQIRNLSDAVKLDASINDAYNAVGYAEQFSIRGFKLDNNSSYRKDGVAIPGDTQIPLENKERIEVLKGLAGLQAGVAAPGGVIDFIVKRPTNTPLRTVTVEARERGTLYGAIDLGGRLEDTRFGYRINVAAERLRSYIKGADGNRKFISGAFDWQISPQALLQLDADYQDKAQATAPGFQLLNNTTLPTGISADAMLNLQPWTRPVETVTSNIGLRFQYAFNDDWHATLSANQHSFKRDDYTAFPYGCSGQDLYPGFCGNGDYDVYDYRSLGETKKPLSAQAMIQGKFATGALRHDFTAGVSTFRRKDRAGLYVYDWVGVSNIYQPQIVGTSPGVTGPVRLVRKDTENSVFVQDIVSLAQNWKLHGGLRHIDVDGYQYVLKADKEIRAKHDFLLPNVSLVYTPLDNVSVYAAYSQGMEHGGTADRKAMNANEELTPSRSKQIELGVKMDVTPDFMLAASLFQIRKGLEFQNAAGYFVREGQAQHRGLELSAQGKATRDLNLGVSLTALNSQQSNTGSADLDGKRVPNVPAFKAAVHADYAVQQVAGLSVNGSWEYAGKKAFEYNNTTFVPSYHVFNLGAAYATRIAGTRAVLRAAVNNVADKFYWRDVTPESDGYLYPGASRTFKVSAQFDF; via the coding sequence ATGTCCACACCGAATTTATCTGTTTCCGTTTTGACCCTGGCCATCCTGCACGCGTTTGCCGCGCCCGCCCTGGCCGCGCATGACGGCGCCGAAGCGCAGGCCGACACGCCAAGCATGGCCGAAGTCGTCGTCACGGCCAGCAAGGCGCCGGCCGCCAAGCGCGCCTCCGTGGGCGGCTTTAGCGACGCGCCGCTGCTGCAGACACCCGCGTCCGTCACCGTCATTTCGCAAAAAGACATGCAGGACTTGCAGATCCGCAATCTCAGCGATGCCGTCAAGCTCGACGCCAGCATCAACGACGCCTACAACGCCGTCGGCTATGCGGAGCAATTTTCCATCCGTGGCTTCAAGCTCGACAACAATTCCAGCTACCGCAAGGATGGCGTGGCCATTCCTGGCGACACGCAAATTCCGCTGGAAAACAAGGAACGCATCGAAGTGCTGAAGGGCCTGGCCGGCTTGCAAGCGGGCGTGGCCGCGCCGGGCGGCGTGATCGACTTCATCGTCAAGCGCCCGACCAACACGCCATTGCGCACCGTCACCGTGGAAGCGCGCGAACGGGGCACCCTGTATGGCGCCATCGACCTGGGCGGCCGCCTGGAAGACACGCGCTTCGGCTACCGCATCAACGTGGCGGCCGAGCGCCTGCGTTCCTACATCAAGGGTGCGGATGGCAACCGCAAGTTCATTTCCGGCGCCTTCGACTGGCAGATTTCGCCGCAAGCGCTGCTGCAGCTCGATGCCGACTACCAGGACAAGGCGCAGGCGACGGCGCCCGGCTTCCAGTTGCTGAATAACACCACCTTACCGACCGGCATCAGCGCCGACGCCATGCTCAACCTGCAGCCGTGGACGCGCCCCGTGGAAACGGTCACCAGCAACATCGGCCTGCGCTTCCAGTACGCCTTCAACGACGACTGGCACGCCACCCTGTCGGCCAACCAGCACTCGTTCAAGCGCGACGACTACACGGCCTTCCCGTATGGCTGCAGCGGACAGGACCTGTACCCTGGCTTCTGCGGCAATGGCGACTACGACGTGTATGACTACCGTAGCCTGGGCGAGACGAAAAAGCCGCTGAGCGCGCAAGCCATGATCCAGGGCAAGTTCGCCACCGGTGCCCTGCGCCATGACTTCACGGCCGGCGTCTCGACCTTCCGCCGCAAGGACCGCGCCGGCCTGTACGTGTACGACTGGGTGGGCGTGAGCAACATCTATCAGCCGCAGATCGTCGGCACGTCGCCCGGCGTCACGGGCCCCGTGCGCCTGGTGCGCAAGGATACGGAAAACTCCGTCTTCGTGCAGGACATCGTCAGCCTGGCCCAAAACTGGAAGCTGCATGGCGGCTTGCGTCATATCGACGTCGACGGCTACCAGTATGTGTTGAAGGCCGACAAGGAAATCCGCGCCAAGCACGACTTCCTGCTGCCCAACGTCTCGCTCGTCTACACCCCGCTCGACAATGTGTCCGTGTATGCGGCCTATTCGCAAGGCATGGAACATGGCGGCACGGCCGACCGTAAGGCGATGAATGCCAACGAAGAGCTGACACCGAGCCGCTCGAAGCAGATCGAATTGGGCGTGAAGATGGATGTGACGCCGGACTTCATGCTGGCAGCCAGCCTGTTCCAGATCCGCAAGGGCCTGGAATTTCAGAATGCCGCCGGCTACTTCGTGCGTGAAGGCCAGGCGCAGCACCGTGGCCTGGAATTGTCCGCGCAAGGCAAGGCGACCCGCGACCTGAACCTGGGCGTCTCGCTGACGGCCCTGAACAGCCAGCAATCGAACACGGGCAGTGCCGACCTCGACGGCAAGCGCGTGCCGAACGTGCCCGCCTTCAAGGCGGCTGTGCATGCGGACTACGCCGTGCAGCAAGTGGCGGGCTTGAGCGTGAATGGCAGCTGGGAATATGCGGGCAAGAAAGCGTTTGAGTACAACAACACGACCTTCGTGCCGTCGTACCACGTGTTCAACCTGGGCGCCGCTTACGCCACGCGCATTGCCGGCACGCGCGCCGTGCTGCGCGCCGCCGTCAACAACGTGGCCGACAAGTTCTACTGGCGCGACGTGACGCCTGAGTCCGACGGTTACCTGTACCCGGGCGCCAGCCGCACGTTCAAGGTGTCGGCCCAGTTCGACTTTTAA
- a CDS encoding tetratricopeptide repeat protein translates to MDSNHSSMAGTRGRFASLIVLCCLLACKMPDDKVLPRNQSLPLFNPHAPDFICEIEASKVPPIDAQAEDWFLEARAMEDPEIFVEDRDYKKIVDLTRQAAERLHWKAMLNLASLYVEGRDPLHGEEEAVQLVEKAMRLGIPAAYDRMGTFYANSTGVDGDITRAYVFWQKAAVMGNPQAMTFLADKLNVGPASEGAGYWSNIPVATKMLECAFGQGYGPAAFDLHYLYVSPRAANGKINGSRNAETKSRALKVLHEGVKFGCEDCANALAIEFGSPFDLADMLAPYVDKARGERYRMLSSALGFNPNRRFPNLDKILPLPPADLPPWDGQRKSLLDAAMGVRPPPATPQPSAASLSKEPYFLAADYALHPTGLHSDAPAAPFSAYWQPAGGQGLTEPARLLRKGEEFRHFSMLDAAGKSRYGPVTWEQCLTIRHNHGAVEPRAARGLLREVARPELWLSCACGQACPVSGVWQPWVAADHPLQAIVNQYWRQAWLTQGASFPRPRRDWLLDLPDDDVTWHLMDVSIAGPG, encoded by the coding sequence ATGGATAGCAATCACTCCAGCATGGCTGGCACAAGAGGACGCTTCGCGTCGCTGATTGTCTTGTGCTGCCTGCTTGCCTGCAAAATGCCAGACGACAAAGTCTTGCCGCGCAACCAAAGCCTGCCGCTCTTCAATCCGCATGCTCCTGACTTCATTTGCGAAATCGAGGCAAGCAAGGTGCCGCCCATCGATGCGCAAGCCGAGGACTGGTTCCTCGAAGCGCGCGCCATGGAAGATCCTGAAATTTTCGTGGAAGACCGCGATTACAAAAAAATCGTTGATCTGACGCGTCAAGCGGCAGAGCGGTTGCACTGGAAGGCGATGCTCAATCTGGCCAGCTTGTATGTGGAAGGGCGCGATCCCTTGCATGGAGAGGAAGAAGCGGTGCAACTGGTGGAAAAGGCGATGCGGCTCGGGATACCGGCAGCTTATGACCGGATGGGGACGTTTTATGCTAATAGCACTGGCGTTGACGGCGACATCACTCGCGCCTATGTATTCTGGCAAAAGGCTGCTGTCATGGGAAATCCTCAGGCGATGACATTTTTGGCGGATAAATTAAATGTTGGACCCGCCAGTGAAGGGGCGGGCTATTGGTCCAATATTCCGGTAGCGACAAAAATGCTGGAATGTGCATTTGGGCAAGGATATGGTCCCGCAGCATTTGATTTGCATTATTTGTATGTATCTCCACGGGCTGCCAATGGGAAAATAAATGGCTCGCGTAACGCTGAAACAAAAAGTCGTGCATTAAAGGTGTTGCATGAAGGTGTTAAGTTTGGTTGTGAGGATTGTGCAAATGCATTGGCAATTGAATTCGGTTCACCTTTTGATCTTGCCGATATGCTGGCGCCATATGTGGACAAGGCTCGAGGAGAGCGATATCGTATGCTTAGTAGCGCCCTCGGCTTCAACCCCAATCGCCGCTTCCCCAACCTCGATAAAATCTTGCCATTGCCACCGGCTGATCTGCCGCCTTGGGATGGTCAACGAAAAAGCCTGCTTGACGCCGCCATGGGCGTCCGTCCGCCGCCAGCCACCCCGCAGCCAAGCGCCGCGTCGCTTTCAAAAGAGCCATATTTCCTGGCCGCCGACTATGCACTGCATCCCACCGGCTTGCACAGCGACGCGCCGGCTGCGCCGTTTTCCGCATACTGGCAACCAGCCGGTGGGCAGGGCTTGACGGAACCGGCCCGGCTGCTGCGTAAAGGCGAAGAGTTCCGCCATTTCAGCATGCTCGATGCCGCTGGCAAGAGCCGTTACGGCCCCGTGACATGGGAACAGTGCCTGACGATACGGCACAACCATGGCGCCGTGGAACCGCGTGCGGCGCGCGGCTTGCTGCGCGAGGTGGCGCGGCCCGAGCTATGGTTGAGCTGCGCTTGCGGGCAAGCCTGTCCGGTCAGCGGGGTCTGGCAACCGTGGGTGGCGGCCGACCATCCGCTGCAGGCCATCGTCAACCAGTACTGGCGCCAGGCGTGGCTGACCCAGGGCGCGTCGTTCCCGCGACCGCGCCGCGACTGGCTGCTCGACTTGCCAGACGACGACGTGACGTGGCATTTGATGGATGTGTCCATTGCAGGCCCCGGCTAA